CGCAGTATGAATTAGGGATTCTGATTCTAAATTTGTTCTCCTTTAGGTATGCTAATTGCATACTGCAAGATGAGATTTTGTGGAAAGGGAAGGCTAGTCTGGAACAGCTTGTTTTTAGTTAATATGAGGTCACTAGGAAAATTTATGCGCATTTTGCTCAGAAAGTTGCTGTGTGTTTCCAATCTTTCTCTTTGCGATCTTCGACGGTTGCTGTGACCAGTCTAAACTTTGGCTCTGAATTATGTTCAAACTGCAGGCTGCCTGCAGTTTGAACATTGAAAATACTGGCAATGAGCTTTTGATTGTGATATTCCTGCAGTATGTCAATCCTAGGAAAAAATTTTGGGGGATAGGATACTCATATTTCACTTTTCTGAATGAAATTGATGGCTGTACCATCGAGGATTTTGCAGTGAGCGAATGGTATCCAATCATCATAGGTAAGTTAAAATCATAGGTAAGTTAAAATAAGACCATGCGAATTGATTTCTAGTTAAAGTGCCAAAAATTGGTTTGGATAATGATAAAGAGTTCCCACCTTCAGTACTCTCCATATTAGAGGATTTTTCACAACCATGTCCTTAGAGGTGAGATGAGACAAAGGGGGATTTATCAGGGGTTAGATGCCAGTGTAATGGAAGCTACAACACTGAGCTTGAGCAGTTCATGGCTAGGAAGAGAAAGGACAGAACTTCCTTATTGGAACATAAACCTTAAGCCTGACCAATTAGTTGATCTTGGATTAAAAGTTGAAAGTTGTCATGGTTACTAGAACTCTATTCTGGAGCATCCTTGGTATGGAACTTTACTGTCCTCCAGAATCATTTTCTAGAGCAGCGTGTGTCAATTCTGTATTGGTATTTTGCATAGTGCTAGTTTTCTGGCAGCTGGTTTAGATTATTGAATCTTGGACAACTGGAAAAGTCAAGTGAATTGGGAAACACCCACTTCTTTATTCCTGAATAATGTGGGAAGATAGTACATTTTGTTTCTGTTGCTACATCATGcatatttttatgaattttcccAGGGGAAAATATGACAGATAAAGAATAGCGAAGAGGGTAAATCTTACTTTGTTTTATAGCTATAAAATAGGCCATTTATCAAGCGGATCCTTTCTTCCCCCATGCTATGCTGGATAGATGTTTCGAAAAAAGACATCGGAAGAGTCCAAGAGTTTTCCTTTGTATGCAAGTGGAGAGAATGATATCCTATTAGAAGGAAGAGGATTCTGAGGAGGCCTTTATGGCTCTATTACCAttgaatattttgttttggTGGGGTTGCAAGGCTCTTATGAGTACATGTCAAGGAGGCCTTTTGCTGCAGTTTCTGAATACTCTGGTCTATATCATCTTCATACTtcgattttataatattttcgtCTGAATGCTTTGATAGGAGTTGTGGAGGAAATGTCGtgttcctttttcttaaagATCAGGATGTTACTATGGATAAGTTGATctctttttttactttattttgcCTGAAGAATTTGTCTTGATGTCATGGGAATACAAAAATCAGTTAGTTGGAACTGATATTGATGATGAGTCTGCTTCTAAATGGTTTTGGTGGGAGGGAGAGAGCTTAGAAATGGGCCATGCTTTGCAATACCTATAAAAGAGAAGAATCTTGCAACTATGCTTTCCTGTATAGCTGTGTCTAATAATGTGCATTTTTTCTGCAGATGAAAACAGGATGTGTAGCTATAGTTTTGTGTTTAAACATAAGCGTTGACCCACCTGATGTAATTAAGATCTCTCCCTGTGCCAGAATGGAGTGCTGGATAGGTATATCAGTTAATTGTTAAACTGCAATTCTCTTGTACCATTTTGTATTTAAGTCACTGCATCTattcaaattaaataatttggaATTTCAGCGCCTCTCTTTATTCCAGGAATGTTTCTATAATAAATGCCAAGGGCTTTTTCTGtaaatatttgtatatttttaattaaaactatATAAATCCAATTGTTATTCATGAATTTTTGTTCGTTTTAATGTCAAACATTTAGCATGGCATGTTTTTACCTTCAAAATGCCTCCATTGCAAGAATCAGAGCAGGGGATGACATCTTCCGAGCTAGAGCATTAGAGAGCGGGGGGGAACAATTGTTCTGAAAGTTTTGCAATTTATGCTCGAGTCATTTAATTTCCCTTACTTAGAAAGGGGAACAAAATCACCCTTAATTTGGTAAACACACCTTCTTTGTGTTTTTGTTAAGATGGGCTTTTATTTCCCCCATTTAAATGCAGATCCATTTTCTATGGCACCTCGAAAAGCTATCGAAACAATTGGAGAAGCCTTGAAGAGACAGTATGAAAGGTGGCAACCCAAGGTAAGGTGTTTCTTGTCTTTACTGATGATTTGATCTCTTGATGTGTGTTGACTCTAACATCATCTGTCTGTTCACCATCAACTGGTCAGGCTTGCTATAAGGATAAACTCGATCCTACTGTAGATGAAGTGAAGAAGCTTTGTACAGCATGTCGCAAATATGCTAAGTCTGAGCGGGttctttttcattataatGGACATGGTGTACCAAAGCCGACTGCCAATGGTGAAATCTGGGTGTTCAATAAGGTCATTTATGCTGCTCCCAAATTTTTCAGCTAGTCTATTTGTTAACAGTTGCTAGTTCCTATCTgttccttttcatttcctaaCTGAAATTGTTTTCACAGAGCTATACGCAATATATTCCCTTGCCTATCAGTGACCTTGATTCTTGGTTGAAGACACcatctatatatgtgtttGACTGCTCTGCTGCTGGGTTGATTGTTAATGCCTTCAGTGAGGTACTATGGGatgctatttttattttgcattATTTGTATGCATGTAAATGCATTGATCCTATGCCATAATAATTTGTTTGTAATTTTCCCCCCCTGAAGCTTCATGACTTAGGCTCTTCTAGCTCCGTTGGATCTGCAAGAGATTGCATTCTTCTTGCAGCTTGTGAAGCACATGAGACTCTTCCACAAAGTGCAGAATTTCCTGCTGATATATTTACTTCATGCCTCACTACACCAATTAAGATGGCTTTAAGATGGTAAAAAGTAGCTCCTTATATGTCATTTCTTAAGTAAGCTTGTTTCTTTTAACAGTTTAGTATTAGTATTTAAGGGTGATGCACTTTTCTTTCTGGTTACTTCTCTCCCCCACCAATTTAGCTTGCATTCTTCAGTTCTCGTGGTTATCCATTTGCTAAGTATATGCTGTCTGTTCGAGAGTTGGGTTTATCCTCTGACGGCTAAGTTCTTAGGTTCcttattcttttataattcTTCACTTCTAATTGTCCCTTGAGTTACTCCCCACAATTTGCTTTCTGTAATATCTAATTCTGAGAAATCGTGTATCAGGTTTTGTGCTCGGTCATTACTCCGCGAATCTCTTGATTATTCACTTATAGATAAAATTCCTGGTCGTCCAAATGATCGGAAGACACTTCTGGGCGAATTGAACTGGATATTTACTGCAGTAACAGACACAATTGCCTGGAATGTTTTACCTCATGGTAATGCTGTTTCTTCAATATTTGATCATTGATGCTATTTTCCTGTCTGTAATAATTACTCAAATTTTGGGTTCAGATCTGTTTCGGAGATTGTTCAGACAAGATCTATTAGTTGCCAGTCTGTTTCGGAATTTTTTACTCGCTGAGAGGATCATGCGGTCAGCAAATTGTTCCCCAATTTCTCATCCCATGTTGCCTCCAACCCATCAGCACCATATGTGGTAATGCCAGATTTTCTTAGAAGTCTGATTTAAGTCAAGTGGGGTAAACTTGCTTGGGTTAATTGTACCTGTTGTTTTCACTCCAGGGATGCCTGGGACATGGCTGCTGAAATCTGCCTCTCTCAGCTCCCAGCTTTGATTGAGGATCCTACAGCAGAATTTCAGGTTTGTTCTCCAAACCATTCTCATCGAGCATGCTTTATATGTTGTCCTGTTCTTAATAATGTCAATGTTTTCTGTCATTCTTTCAGCCAAGCCCCTTCTTTACGGAACAACTAACAGCTTTTGAGGTGTGGCTTGATCATGGAAATGAGCAGAAGAAACCACCAGAGCAGTTACCTATAGTTCTTCAGGtgtgaaaattttctatttcctGAGCTTAAGCTGATGATCTAATTACTGTTCTGTTGTGTTGCagtctttatttatttatttatttgtgtgATGCATAATCTGGTGAACTGTATATAAACTTCGGTAGTCTGGTTaggcctttcttttttttttttttaaaacgaTTATGTCCTATATACCTTCGCTACTTATCCGTATCATCTTTCGaaatgtttattttgttgACTTGTCCGAAGACATGTGCCCCTTTGTATGAGCTGATGTGGCTGGATGAGTATATAATGGTTTAGTAATATTTAAGCATCACAGAGATAATTGCAGCAGCTGCACCTTCATTGTAAAAGTTCAAGAGTTTCTAGGTCTAATGATTGACGAAGAAAGCACAATCCATTTGGTTGACATTATGCTTGTTACAGTTGTAAGAAGAATGGACCGTAGATTACATATGATATCTCACCATTATGCAACTGTTGTTTCAGGTTCTGCTCAGTCAAAGCCATCGATTTCGAGCACTTGTTCTGCTTGGAAGATTTCTAGACATGGGATCCTGGGCTGTGGATCTGGTAATAGTTGCTGACCTGGGTGTTGTATTCTCTCAGTATATGCTATCCTTACAGTTTTACCATTGTTAACGGATTAACAGATGTATTCTTCTCTTGCAGGCCTTGTCTGTTGGAATATTTCCTTATGTTCTTAAGCTGTTGCAAACAACGACACCTGAACTTCGGCAGATTCTGGTATTCATATGGACCAAAATTCTTGCACTTGACAAGGTAAAGTTTAATATACTGTCTCGCATATTGTAGCAGTATGTGGAAACCTTGGATGGTAGCAAATATTGTCCAAATATACAATGGATATATTATACAGGATATATAACTATCtgaaaagtttaattttattacattTGGTGCGTGCCAATTCATTGTATCAGCATTATGTCATTTTGACAGAAGAATGAAAGGGGCAAGACATATACATAAGTTCTGGTTGAAGATGTTTATTTTCAATGCTCTTTTTGCATTTCCCTATTTCTTCGTTATGATTATCTTTATTTGACTCTGGAATTCTTGTAATATAGTCATGTCAGGTGGATTTGGTAAAGGATGGGGGACACACATACTTCATCAGGTTTCTTGATAGCATTGAAGCATTCCCAGAGCAGCGTGCAATGGCTGCATTTGTTTTGGCGGTCATTGTTGATGGCCACAGGAGGGGTCAAGAAGCCTGTATTGAAGCTGGTCTGATCCACGTCTGTTTGAGGCACCTACAGAGTTCAAATCCAAATGATGTGCAAACCGAGCCTTTATTTCTTCAGTGGCTTTGTCTCTGTCTGGGAAAGGTTTGGGAGGATTTTACAGAGGCTCAAATGATTGGTTTGCAGGCTGATGCCCCTGCCATATTTGGCCCTCTATTGTCTGAGCCCCAGCCCGAGGTAATATCATGTAGCTTTATCGATTTGTCTTCGGTCTTTCATTTTCCGTCGTCTTGTACTACCTTGATTCTGAAATCTGTTCCAATTCAGGTAAGGGCTGCTTCTGTTTTTGCACTGGGTACGCTGCTTGATGTTGGCTTTGACTCGAGCAGAGATGGTGGTGGAGGAGATGATGAATATGATGACGATGAAAAGATTAGGACTGAAATTAGCATTGTTAGAAACCTTCTAAATGTCGTATCAGATGGCAGCCCACTGGTGAGGGCAGAGGTTGCTGTGGGTATGCTATCTACTTATTAACCATGGTTTCATTTCTGGCTGTTGCTTCAGTAATATGACAAACATCTAACAGCTCTAGCTGTTGTACATACAAATTTTAGACTTAATTTTTTAGGGGAACAAGGAGTACCTTATATTTGGACAATACTGACTATAtcccttttcttttggataCTTTGTTTTCCACAACAGCTCTTGCACGGTTTGCTTTTGGCCACAACAAGCACCTTAAAGCAGTTGCTGCTTCATACTGGAAGCCGCACTCTAGTTTGCTGACATCTTTGCCTTCACTTGCTCAAATTAAAGCCCCAAGTAGTGGTTATACCACGCCTGGGAGTATTGTGGGACCATTGCTACGGGTAGGTGCTGACAACTCATCAGTGCGAGATGGAAGGATCTCCTCTAGCAGCCCTCTGGCATCTTCTGGAATTATGCATGGATCTCCATTGTCTGATGATTCATCTCAACATTCTGATTCTGCAACGGTTAATGATGGCATGAGCAATGGTGTCACCAATAATTGCAGGCCAAAACCACTAGATAGTACTATGTACTCCCATTGTGTAGCAGCTATGTGTACTTTAGCTAAAGATCCTTCGCCACGTGTTGCAAACCTGGGTAGGCGGGTACTTGCTATTATCGGAATTGAACAAGTCGTGACTAAACCTTTGAAAGCTGGCTCTATCATACGGCCAGCCGAACCTGCAAAGGGAACTGCCCTTGCTGGACTGGCTCGTTCATCTTCATGGTTTGAGATGCATGCATCAGGTATTAACAATTCGGTCCTCTATTCACCCCCTTCTTTTCACCATCAATCCAGTAAATATCTAAAACGTAACAGTTTCTACTTGAACGTGACAATTTCCCCCCTTTCTTCAGGTCATTTGCCATTGACATTTAGGACGCCTCCAGTTAGTCCTCCTCGACAAAGTTACTTGTCTGGAATGCGAAGAGTTTGCTCTTTGGAGTTCAGGCCCTACCTTATGAGTTCTCCAGATTCTGGTCTGGCCGATCCACTTTTGGGTTCAGGGGGAACAGAACGCAGTTTTCTTCCACAATCAATTATCTATAACTGGAGCTGTGGCCACTTCTCCAAGCCAGTTCTTGGTGGAGCGGATGATGGTGATGAGCTGCAGAttagaagagaagagagggagaaatATGCACTGGACCACATAGCAAAATGCCAGCACTCATGTGAGGCCCTTTCCATTG
The sequence above is drawn from the Punica granatum isolate Tunisia-2019 chromosome 5, ASM765513v2, whole genome shotgun sequence genome and encodes:
- the LOC116208542 gene encoding regulatory-associated protein of TOR 1 isoform X1, producing the protein MALGDLMASRFSQSSLVAFGSNHIDRYDAFASSSNSNEDSDLVPHRRDSEVASNSYANGGAHATTSMAYLPQNAVLCDLRHEAFEACVPCGPSDSGLVSKWRPKDRMKTGCVAIVLCLNISVDPPDVIKISPCARMECWIDPFSMAPRKAIETIGEALKRQYERWQPKACYKDKLDPTVDEVKKLCTACRKYAKSERVLFHYNGHGVPKPTANGEIWVFNKSYTQYIPLPISDLDSWLKTPSIYVFDCSAAGLIVNAFSELHDLGSSSSVGSARDCILLAACEAHETLPQSAEFPADIFTSCLTTPIKMALRWFCARSLLRESLDYSLIDKIPGRPNDRKTLLGELNWIFTAVTDTIAWNVLPHDLFRRLFRQDLLVASLFRNFLLAERIMRSANCSPISHPMLPPTHQHHMWDAWDMAAEICLSQLPALIEDPTAEFQPSPFFTEQLTAFEVWLDHGNEQKKPPEQLPIVLQVLLSQSHRFRALVLLGRFLDMGSWAVDLALSVGIFPYVLKLLQTTTPELRQILVFIWTKILALDKSCQVDLVKDGGHTYFIRFLDSIEAFPEQRAMAAFVLAVIVDGHRRGQEACIEAGLIHVCLRHLQSSNPNDVQTEPLFLQWLCLCLGKVWEDFTEAQMIGLQADAPAIFGPLLSEPQPEVRAASVFALGTLLDVGFDSSRDGGGGDDEYDDDEKIRTEISIVRNLLNVVSDGSPLVRAEVAVALARFAFGHNKHLKAVAASYWKPHSSLLTSLPSLAQIKAPSSGYTTPGSIVGPLLRVGADNSSVRDGRISSSSPLASSGIMHGSPLSDDSSQHSDSATVNDGMSNGVTNNCRPKPLDSTMYSHCVAAMCTLAKDPSPRVANLGRRVLAIIGIEQVVTKPLKAGSIIRPAEPAKGTALAGLARSSSWFEMHASGHLPLTFRTPPVSPPRQSYLSGMRRVCSLEFRPYLMSSPDSGLADPLLGSGGTERSFLPQSIIYNWSCGHFSKPVLGGADDGDELQIRREEREKYALDHIAKCQHSSVSKLNYQIASWDTKFETGTKTALMQPFSPIVIAADENERIRVWNYEEATPLNGFDNHDFPDKGISNLCLINELDESLLLVASCDGNIRIWRDYTIRGQQKLVTAFSSIQGHKPGVRSLNTVVDWQQQSGYLYASDEISSIMVWDLDKEMLVHSIASGSDCSVSALSASQVHGGLHAAGFSDGSVRLYDVRTPEMLVCSMWPHKKKEKVVGIGFQPGLDPAKVVSATQAGDIQFLDIRNNMGTYLTIDAHRGSLTALAIHRHAPIIASGSAKQLIKVFSLEGKQLSTIRYTPTFMAHKIGSVSCLTFHPYQLLLAAGSADPFVSIYTDENSEA
- the LOC116208542 gene encoding regulatory-associated protein of TOR 1 isoform X2, which translates into the protein MALGDLMASRFSQSSLVAFGSNHIDRYDAFASSSNSNEDSDLVPHRRDSEVASNSYANGGAHATTSMAYLPQNAVLCDLRHEAFEACVPCGPSDSGLVSKWRPKDRMKTGCVAIVLCLNISVDPPDVIKISPCARMECWIDPFSMAPRKAIETIGEALKRQYERWQPKACYKDKLDPTVDEVKKLCTACRKYAKSERVLFHYNGHGVPKPTANGEIWVFNKSYTQYIPLPISDLDSWLKTPSIYVFDCSAAGLIVNAFSELHDLGSSSSVGSARDCILLAACEAHETLPQSAEFPADIFTSCLTTPIKMALRWFCARSLLRESLDYSLIDKIPGRPNDRKTLLGELNWIFTAVTDTIAWNVLPHDLFRRLFRQDLLVASLFRNFLLAERIMRSANCSPISHPMLPPTHQHHMWDAWDMAAEICLSQLPALIEDPTAEFQPSPFFTEQLTAFEVWLDHGNEQKKPPEQLPIVLQVLLSQSHRFRALVLLGRFLDMGSWAVDLALSVGIFPYVLKLLQTTTPELRQILVFIWTKILALDKSCQVDLVKDGGHTYFIRFLDSIEAFPEQRAMAAFVLAVIVDGHRRGQEACIEAGLIHVCLRHLQSSNPNDVQTEPLFLQWLCLCLGKVWEDFTEAQMIGLQADAPAIFGPLLSEPQPEVRAASVFALGTLLDVGFDSSRDGGGGDDEYDDDEKIRTEISIVRNLLNVVSDGSPLVRAEVAVALARFAFGHNKHLKAVAASYWKPHSSLLTSLPSLAQIKAPSSGYTTPGSIVGPLLRVGADNSSVRDGRISSSSPLASSGIMHGSPLSDDSSQHSDSATVNDGMSNGVTNNCRPKPLDSTMYSHCVAAMCTLAKDPSPRVANLGRRVLAIIGIEQVVTKPLKAGSIIRPAEPAKGTALAGLARSSSWFEMHASGHLPLTFRTPPVSPPRQSYLSGMRRVCSLEFRPYLMSSPDSGLADPLLGSGGTERSFLPQSIIYNWSCGHFSKPVLGGADDGDELQIRREEREKYALDHIAKCQHSSVSKLNYQIASWDTKFETGTKTALMQPFSPIVIAADENERIRVWNYEEATPLNGFDNHDFPDKGISNLCLINELDESLLLVASCDGNIRIWRDYTIRGQQKLVTAFSSIQGHKPGVRSLNTVVDWQQQSGYLYASDEISSIMVWDLDKEMLVHSIASGSDCSVSALVVVRS